From Punica granatum isolate Tunisia-2019 chromosome 1, ASM765513v2, whole genome shotgun sequence:
CAGAAAGTGGGCATGTCGGTTGCTCGAAGAGTGTTAGATTCGAGGCCAAGTATGGTGGGCACATATGTGATGCTATCAAATATCTATGCAGCTGACGGTATATGGGGGGAGTTTGCTGAggtgaggaagatgatgagaGGAATTGGGAGCAAGAAAGAAGCCGGGAGGAGTTGGATTGAAGTGAAAAACCAGGTTTTCAGCTTCGTGGTCGGAGATAAGATGGGCCCTCACATCGAACAGGTGTATGGAGTTCTTGATCTGCTGATTCAGCACATGAGAGAATCAGGGTATGTACCTGATTCAGATGGCAATGATCCACGAAAAAGATGGGACAATCAAGGCCCTATGCCGATTCGGACACAGTACTTCCAAAACTTCAGGGGCTGAATATCATAAAGGAATGATCTTTACCAGTAAGAGGAAGAGATATGCCATCGGGATTTACGAGTCGGGGACTCCACAGTCTTGAGGACAGCTGAAAATGTTACTGCTACGAGATCTGTGTTTATCACAATACATGCAAATATGCTGACGAGGTGGAAGTATGGGGTAGAAAAAAAGATTGCACGGATATCAAATTTGCCAGGTTCCAATTCACTGACCTTCAATTATGGATGAAATTTAATGGTATTTCAATTAAGTTAATTCTTGTTTCTGATTTCTAGAAATTGTACAATTACAAGACCATCCTTTCTTCAATGCAATGGTATGTAATTATCTACCAGAAATCCGAGCATGAACATCTCCCGTGCTTGAAGTGGTGAAACCTATGCCGATCTCTCGCCACAATTTCCCGATCATAAGCTTTGGAGGTAAGCTTAAATGCCGTGTGACAGTCATTGCATATCCGCAAATTCTTCATAATTCTTATCGGGGTTGGTGGAGCAATGCAGAGAAGTCCAAAGGCAACAGCAAGCTTCTCACTGTGTCTAAACAGAGACgtttccttctcctcctcgtCAATTTCCAGGAAAACATCGTTCGTGTCCGGCACATAGCCTTCCATCTTTATTCTCTTACCCATCTCTTCCAACTTGTTTTCGATCTCCTCAATCTGTGGATGTGTCTTATCTCCTGCAAGGAATTCGTGAACTATCCCATTCGCTTCAATCATGCTACAGCCTGGAGTCTTCACCACTCCATTTTCGGTCATCATCCCCCGAATCTCAATCACATCATCCCAATTGCCCCGTGAAGCATACATGTTTGACAACAGCACGTGAAATCCGTCATGATCTGGCTGAAGCTCAATGAGCTTTCTTCCTACCCTCTCTCCCATTTCAACATCCCCATGTTTTTTACAGGCTCCTAGCAGGGCCCCCCAAGTAGAAACGTCTGGGGCCATTGGCATGGTTTGGATAAGTTCCtcagcttcttcaagttcacCGGCACGGCCTAGTAAGTCCACCATGCACCCATAGTGCTTGACATTTGGTTCAACTTTGAATTCTCGAACCATGGAATCGAAATGGGATCGACCCTCATCTACTAGTCCCATATGCCTACAAGCCCCTAGCACCGCCATGAAGGTTATCTCATTTGGCTTCACTCCACTGCTCTTCATCTCTGACAACAAATCGAGTGACCTCTCTGTTAACCCATTCATCGCCAACCCAAGAATCGCAGCATTCCAGGTGGATACTCCTCTTTCCTCCATTTTACAGAAAACATCCATTGCGCTTTCCACACACCCACATTTCATATACATGTCCAATAAGGTTGTGCCGAGAATAACATTAACATTGAGGCCATTTTTACTGATGTAAGCGTGAACCCACCTGCCCAGATCAAGGGCACCCAAGTGAGTGCAAGCCGATATAACGCTCACTAAGATGGTCTCATCGGGCCTGATTCCAGAAAGCTGCATTTCTTGAAACAACTCCAGAGTCTTCGAGAATTGGTCATGTTGGGCATAACCTGATATCATGGCACTCCAAGAAATAAGATCCTTTTCGGGCATTGAATAAAAAAGTGCTTCAGCCCTCTCCAATAAGCCACTCCTTATGTACCCCGATATCATAGAGTTCCACGATATCAAGTCGAGGTTGTGATGACCCACATCGAACAGCTTTTGAGCTTCCGATACTTCCTCACATTTTGAGTACATGTGAATCAGAGCATTCAGAAGGTTAAGATAAGACTCAATTCCCATCTTTATAGCCAGTCCGTGGACTGACTTTCTTATCTCACCAGCACACATGTGGGCACAAGCAGAAAGAATACTAACCAACACAACCTCATCCAACTCGATTCCGCCAGCGCACATCCTCTTAAACATGCCCAGCGCATCCTCATACATTCTGTTCTGTTCGTAGCAAGAAATAATAGCACTCCAAGACACCATATCCTTTTCATCCAGTTCATTGAACAAGTCGAACGCATCACCCACACGACCAGTCTTGCCAAACAGGACAATCATTGAGTTGGAGGCGATCGTGTTCCTCTGAGGCATTCGGTCGAACACCCGTTTCGCCTCCTCTACATCTCCAATCTGAACATAACCTGCCAAGATCGAATTCCACGAGACTCTGTCCAACTCAGGACTTCCATCGAACACACGTCTCGCGTCCCTCATGTTCCCACATACAGAGTACATGTTGATCAGAGTGTTCCCCACATAAACGTGCAAATCGAAACCCAGCTTCAGTGCGTGTCCGTGCACCTGTTTCCCCTCAAAATGAGCGACCAGCAAGGCAGCGGCTTGAATGAGAATCGGGTAAGTATAGTTATCTGGGCCTACATTCTCATTCAACATCGACTTGTACAGCAAAATAGCATCTTGGGGGCTGTTCTTCCTCTGCACCAAAGCCCTCATCATGGTGTTCCATGTGAACCCGTTCGAGTTCTCGAGGCGGGTGAAAATTTGGAGGGAGTAATCAACGGGGACAAAGGAGGATTCGATGGAAAATTTCAGGAGTCTGCTCGCTGCATACGCGTCTTTGAGGTACCCAGTGAGGATCATCTGAGAAAGGATTTGGTTGAACTGCTTCGGAGTTCGGCATCTGAGCAATCCAGATTCCAATATCGAGAGAGTGATGGTCGGGTTCGACTTGAAGGAGAGTTTATGATTCACAGTGGATTTGATGGCTGTGGATACATTGCTAAGTTTCGCCCAATTCATTAGAGACGGACACAGGCAGAACAACAGTTGAATTTTAGCGCCAAAGACAACATATTTAACCGAACAAAGTTTTCATGAAATTGCAAGAAGAACCTTACAATTCGTATATTTTCATTCTGTACCCTTACGTTTTCTAAAATTCGGTTTGTGCTTCGACATGCTGAGGCTCGGGTTACGGGCAGGGTCAGTGTCTGCATCTTACACAGGCATATAACCCAGATAGGAAGTAGATCAAACGTATGAGATCATAAGAGAACCCACCATTGGATAGTCACGGTCAAAAGGGACCCGTAACCACATGCTTTCGATTCCTACCTAGGACAGCTGTGTCAGTAGACGTGACAGTGACGAGATGAGACCAAATGATGTGTGCTAAATAACTCATATATAACTTTTAGGGAAAAGTACAAACCCCCTTATAGTCTGGACCTGAGACCAATTGGACCTTATGATTTTTCGAGAGACAATTACC
This genomic window contains:
- the LOC116207993 gene encoding pentatricopeptide repeat-containing protein At1g08070, chloroplastic-like, with amino-acid sequence MNWAKLSNVSTAIKSTVNHKLSFKSNPTITLSILESGLLRCRTPKQFNQILSQMILTGYLKDAYAASRLLKFSIESSFVPVDYSLQIFTRLENSNGFTWNTMMRALVQRKNSPQDAILLYKSMLNENVGPDNYTYPILIQAAALLVAHFEGKQVHGHALKLGFDLHVYVGNTLINMYSVCGNMRDARRVFDGSPELDRVSWNSILAGYVQIGDVEEAKRVFDRMPQRNTIASNSMIVLFGKTGRVGDAFDLFNELDEKDMVSWSAIISCYEQNRMYEDALGMFKRMCAGGIELDEVVLVSILSACAHMCAGEIRKSVHGLAIKMGIESYLNLLNALIHMYSKCEEVSEAQKLFDVGHHNLDLISWNSMISGYIRSGLLERAEALFYSMPEKDLISWSAMISGYAQHDQFSKTLELFQEMQLSGIRPDETILVSVISACTHLGALDLGRWVHAYISKNGLNVNVILGTTLLDMYMKCGCVESAMDVFCKMEERGVSTWNAAILGLAMNGLTERSLDLLSEMKSSGVKPNEITFMAVLGACRHMGLVDEGRSHFDSMVREFKVEPNVKHYGCMVDLLGRAGELEEAEELIQTMPMAPDVSTWGALLGACKKHGDVEMGERVGRKLIELQPDHDGFHVLLSNMYASRGNWDDVIEIRGMMTENGVVKTPGCSMIEANGIVHEFLAGDKTHPQIEEIENKLEEMGKRIKMEGYVPDTNDVFLEIDEEEKETSLFRHSEKLAVAFGLLCIAPPTPIRIMKNLRICNDCHTAFKLTSKAYDREIVARDRHRFHHFKHGRCSCSDFW